The sequence below is a genomic window from Streptomyces sudanensis.
GCGTGCGGATCGGCGACCACGTCCTGGACGCCGGGGCCGCGGCGCACGCGCTCGGCTCGCCGTACGCCGGCCTGCTCGCCCAGCCCTCCCTCAACCCGCTGATGGCCGCGGGGCGCAGGGTGTGGCGCGACGTGCGCCGGGCGCTGACGGCGTGGCTGACGTCGCCCGCGCACCGCTCGGACGTCGAGCCGCTGCTGCACCCGCTGGACGCGGTGACGCTGCACCTGCCGTACGAGGTGGCCGACTACGTCGACTTCTACGCGAGCGAGCACCACGCGTCGAACGTGGGCCGCATCTTCCGCCCGGACGGCGAGCCGCTCACGCCCAACTGGAAGCACCTGCCGATCGGTTACCACGGCCGCTCCGGCACCGTCGTGGTCTCCGGCACCGACGTGGTGCGCCCCTCCGGGCAGCGCAAGGCCCCGGCCGACCCGGCGCCGGTCTTCGGGCCGTCCACGAAGCTGGACATCGAGGCGGAGGTCGGCTTCGTCGTCGGCACGCCGTCGGAGCACGGCCGCCCGGTCGCGCTCGGCGACTACCGCGAGCACGTCTTCGGCCTGACGCTCCTCAACGACTGGTCGGCGCGCGACATCCAGGCGTGGGAGTACGTGCCGCTGGGCCCGTTCCTCGGCAAGTCGTTCGCCACGTCGGTGTCGGCGTGGGTGACGCCGCTGGAGGCCCTGGACGCGGCCCGCGTGGAGCCCCCGGCCCGCGACTTCCCGCTGCTGCCGTACCTCGACGACTCGGGCGAGGACGAGCCGGGCGGCTACGAGCTGCACATCACCGTGAAGATCAACGGCGAGGTCGTCGCCGAGCCGCCGTTCTCCACCATGTACTGGACGGCCGCGCAGCAGCTGGCGCACATGACGGTCAACGGCGCGTCGCTGCGCACCGGCGACCTGTACGGCTCCGGCACGGTCAGCGGGCCCGAGGCCCACCAGCGCGGCTCCCTGCTGGAGCTGACCTGGAACGGGCGGGACGCGCTCGACCTGTCCACCGGGAAGCGGACGTTCCTGGAGGACGGCGACGAGGTCACGCTCACCGCGTGGGCGCCCGGCCCGGACGGGGCGAAGGTCGGCCTGGGCGAGGTCACCGGCCGGATCACGCCCGCCGTCTGACCCGCCGCACGCCCGAGGGGCCCGGCACCCGGTTCGGGGTGCCGGGCCCCTCGTCTCCCCGCGGGGACGCCGCGGCGGCCCGCCNTCNNCGNCNGGGCTTCCCCGCCCGGGCGGGGCCGGCGGACGGTCGTCCTTCCGGGTGCGGGCGGGGGTGTCGCCGCCGGGGGCCGCCGCCGCCCGCACCCGGTGGCCGACCCCGGGTGCGGGCGGCGGCGGCGCGGCACATGCTGCTGGGGGCGGGGCGGGGGGCCCGCCCGGATCCGGCGGGTGCCCGGAAGCACCCGCGTCCCGTCCCAGGAGGAGTACCGCATGAACCCGAGAGGTCCCCTGTCCGCCGTCGCCGTCGCCGCCCTGGTCCCCCTGGCGCTCCTGACGGGCCCGGCACCCGCGGCGGCCGCCCCCGGCGGCGACACCCCCGCCGCCGTGCTCGCCGACCTGATGACGGCGTACGGCGCGACGCAGAAGTACCACCGGGTCGAACGGGCCGTCGAGGACGGCTACCTGCCGCTGCGGGGCTGCGTCGCCCGCGCCGGCGAGGGCGGCATGGGCTACCACTACGTCAACAAGGCGTACAACAACACCACCGATCCGGCGAAGCCCGCCGCCCTGATGTACGAGAAGGCCGAGGACGGGACGCTGCGGCTGGTCGGTGTGGAGTGGTTCGTCGAGGACGCCGATCAGGACCCGGCGACCGACGACGACCGGCCGACGATGTTCGGCCAGCCCTTCCTCGGGCCGTCGGCCGGGGTGGAGGACGGCGTGAAGGTCCACTACGACCTGCACGTCTGGCTCCACAAGCCCAACCCGAAGGGGATGTTCCACGAGTGGAACCCCGATGTGCGCTGCGCCCCGGAGGGCTGATCCGCGGCCCGTCCCGCGGTGCCGCGCCCCTGCGGGGAGCACCCCCGGGGGCCGGGCCGCCCGCGCGGACGTGCCGGGTCCCCGGTCGCCGTCTCCGCGCCGGGCACCCGGCACGGCCGGCGCCGCCGCCCCGGTCGCGGCGTCCACCGCGCCCCGCACGTCCGGCGGCTCGACCCGGCCGGCGGTCCGGTCGGCGGTCCGGTCCGTGCCCGGCCGGCCGCCCGGTACGACGCCGGTACGGCCCCGGCGCAGCCCCGGTACGGCCCCGGTACGGCCCCGGTGCGGACCGCCCGGGACCACCCCGGTACCACTTCGGTACCACCCGAAGGGGTGACCCGCCCATGGCGCGGCCGGGCGGGTCGCCACCCCGACCCGCCCGGCCGTGCCGTGCCCGCCCCGTACGCCTGCGGGGCGGGCGGCTACCGGACGAACACCCCCGCCTGGCCCGCGAGGTCCAGGAAGTACTGGGGGGCGACGCCCAGCACCAGCGTCGCCGCGACGCCCACGCCGATCGCCGTCGTCGTCAGCGCCGACGGCACGGCCACGGTCGGGCCCTCCGGGTGCGGCTCGCTGAAGAACATCAGCACGATGACCCTGATGTAGAAGAACGCGGCGATCGCCGACGCGACGACGCCCACCACCACCAGCACGCCCGCGCCGCCCTCGGCCGCCGCCTTGAACACGGCGAACTTGCCGGAGAAGCCCGACGTCAGCGGAATCCCGGCGAGGGCCAGCAGGAACACCGCGAACACCGCCGCCACCAGGGGCGAGCGCCGCCCCAGGCCCGCCCACCTGGACAGGTGCGTCGCCTCGCCGCCCGCGTCCCGCACCAGCGTGACCACGGCGAACGCGCCGACGGTCACGAAGGAGTACGCCGCCAGGTAGAAGAGGGTGGACGACACCCCGGACGGCGTCGCGGCGATGACACCGGCGAGGATGAAGCCCGCGTGGGCGATCGACGAGTAGGCGAGGAGCCGCTTGATGTCGGTCTGCGTGATCGCGACGATCGCGCCGGCCAGCATCGTGACGATGGCGACGCCCCACATGACGGGCCGCCAGTCCCAGCGCAGCCCCGGCAGGACCACGTACAGCAGGCGCAGCATCGCACCGAACGCCGCGACCTTGGTGGCCGCCGCCATGAAGCCCGTGACCGGGGTCGGGGCGCCCTGGTAGACGTCCGGCGTCCACATGTGGAACGGCACGGCGCCCACCTTGAACAGCAGTCCCGCCATCACCAGCGCGAAGCCGAGGAGCAGCAGCACGTCGTCGCCCATGGTCGCCGCGAGCGCCGGGGAGACCGTGCCGGCCGAGCCCTCCACGACGTCCGCGATCCGGGCGTACGAGACGGAGCCCGCGTAGCCGTACAGCAGGGCGACGCCGAACAGCAGGAACGCGGAGGCGAACGCCCCGAGCAGGAAGTACTTGACCGCGGCCTCCTGCGACATCATCCGCTTGCGGCGGGCGACGGCGCACAGCAGGTACAGCGGCAGCGAGAGGACCTCCAGCGCGATGAAGAGCGTCAGCAGGTCGTTGGCGGCGGGGAAGACGAGCATGCCCGTGACGGCGAACAGCATCAGCGGGAACACCTCGGTGGTGGTGAACCCGGCCCTGACCGCGGCCTTCTCGTGGTCGCCGCCCGGCACGGCGGCGGCCTCGGCGGCGAACGAGTCGACGCGGTGGCCGTGGCGGGCCGGGTCGAGGCGCCGCTCGGCGAAGGTGAACACCGCGACGAGCGCGGTCAGCAGGATCGTGCCCTGGAGGAACAGCGCGGGGCCGTCCACCGCGACGGCGCCCATCGCGGAGATCCCCGCCCTCGTCGTGGCGTGCCCGGTCAGAGCGAGGCCGACGACCGCGGCGAACGCGCCGGCGAGCGCCGCGGCGCTGAGGAGCAGTTGCGCGTGGTACCGGGCGCGGCGCGGGACGACGGCCTCCACCAGGACGCCGAGGACCGCCGCGCCGACCACGACGAGGACCGGGGCGAGCTGGGCGTACTCGATCTTCGGGGCGGGGATCGCGCCGAGCGGTTCGGCGGCCGTCGTCCACAGGCCGTGGACGTGCATGGTGCTCACTTGGCCGCCTCCACATCGGGCCGGGGGTCCTTCTGCTGGACGTCGGACATGGTGTGCCGCACCGCCGGGTCGACGATCTCGGTGAGCGGCTTCGGGTAGACGCCGAGGAGGAGCAGCAGCGCGATCAGCGGCGTGATCACGGCCAGCTCGCGCGGCCTCAGATCGGGCATGGACCGGACCTCCTCCTTCACCGGACCGGTCATCGTCCGCTGGTACAGCACCAGCGTGTAGAGCGCGGCGAGCACGATGCCGGTGGTGGCGACGACGCCCGCGACCGGGTACCGGGCGAACGTGCCGACCAGGACCAGGAACTCGCTGACGAACGGCGCGAGGCCGGGCAGCGAGAGGGTGGCCAGGCCGCCGACGAGGAAGGTGCCCGCCAGGACCGGGGCGACCTTCTGCACGCCGCCGTAGTCCGCGATCAGGCGCGAGCCGCGCCGGGAGATCAGGAACCCGGCGACCAGCATCAGCGCGGCCGTCGAGATGCCGTGGTTGACCATGTAGAGCGTGGCGCCGCTCTGGCCCTGGCTGGTCATCGCGAAGATCCCCAGGATGATGAAGCCGAAGTGGGAGATCGACGCGTACGCGATCAGGCGCTTGATGTCCCGCTGGCCGACCGCGAGCAGCGCCCCGTAGACGATGCTGACCAGGGCCAGGATGACGATCGCGGGGGTGGCCCACTTCGACGCCTCGGGGAACAGGCCGAGGCAGAAGCGGAGCATCGCGAACGTGCCGACCTTGTCGACGACGGCCGTGAGGAGCACCGCGACGGGCGCCGTGGCCTCCCCCATCGCGTTGGGCAGCCAGGTGTGCAGCGGCCACAGCGGGGCCTTCACCGCGAACGCGAGGAAGAAGCCGAGGAACAGCAGCCGCTCCGTGCCGGTCGCCATGTCGAGTTCGCCGCTCGCGCGGGCGGCGGCGATCTCGGGGAGCGAGAAGTTCCCCGCGGCGACGTACAGGCCGATCACGGCGGCGAGCATGATCAGCCCGCCGGCGAGGTTGTAGAGGAGGAACTTCACCGCGGCGTACGACCGCTGGGCGGCCGCCTTCCCGTCGTCGCCCGCGTGGGCGCGGTCCCCGAAGCCGCCGATGAGGAAGTACATCGGGATGAGCATGGCCTCGAAGAGGATGTAGAAGAGGAAGACGTCGGTGGCCTCGAAGGAGAGGATCACCATCGCCTCGACCATGAGGATCAGCGCGAAGAAGCCCTGGGTGGGCCGCCACCGCTTCGACGGGGCCCCCTCGGGGCCTTCCCCGCCCGGGTGGGGCGGAGAGCTCGGGGAGGGGTCGGCGTCGTGCCACCCGGCGAGGACGACGAACGGCACCAGCAGGGCGGTGAGCGCGACCAGGGCCACGCCGATGCCGTCCACGCCGAGTTCGTACCGCACGCCGAAGTCCTCGATCCAGGCGTGCGACTCGGTGAGCTGGTACCGGTCGCCGGCCGGGTCGAAGCGGACCAGGACGGCCGCGGCGAGGGCGAGCGTGCCGAGCGAGAACAGCAGCGCCAGCCACTTGGCCGCGGTGCGCCGGGCGGCGGGCACGGCGGCGGTGGCGATGGCGCCGATCGCCGGGAGCGCCGCCGTGGCGGTCAGGAGGGGAAAGGACATCGCGGTCACACCGCCCTCATCAGCAGGGTCGCGGCGATCAGCACCGCAGCACCTCCGAACATCGAGACCGCATAGGAGCGGGCAAAGCCGTTCTGCAGCTTGCGCATCCGGGCGGAGAGGCCGCCCATCGCCGCCGCCGTGCCGTTGACGACGCCGTCGACGAGGGAGTGGTCGAGGTAGACGAGCGAGCGGGTGAGGTGTTCGCCGCCGCGCACCAGGACCACGTGGTTGACGTCGTCCTGAAGGAGGTCGCGGCGGGCCGCCCGGGTGAGCAGCGAGCCGCGCGGCGCGACCGCGGGCACCGGCCTGCGGCCGTACTGCGCGTACGCGGTGCCGGCGCCGATCAGTAGGACGGCGACCGTCGCCGCCGTGATGACGCCGGCGCCGATCGGCGGGTGGCCGTGCTCGAAGTCCGTGACCGGCGTGAGCCAGTCGACGAACGCGCCGTTCAGCGAGAACAGGCCGCCCGCGAAGACCGATCCGAAGGCCAGCAGGACCATCGGAACGGTCATGGACTTCGGGGACTCGTGCGGGTGCGGCATCTCACCGGGCGCCGCCTCGGCGCCGGGCTCCACGTCCGCCGTCCGCTCCGGGTCGGGGGCGGGCCGCCAGCGCTTCTCCCCGAAGAACGTCATGATCATCACGCGGGTCATGTAGTACGCGGTGAGGCCGGCGCCGAGCAGGGTGACCGCGCCGAGGATCCAGCCCTCGGTACCGCCCTTGGCGAACGCCGCCTCGATGATCCGGTCCTTGGACCAGAAGCCCGACAGGCCGGGGAAGCCGATGATCGCCAGGTAGCCCAGGCCGAACGTCGCGAACGTGACGGGCATGTACGTCCGCAGGCCGCCGTACCTGCGCATGTCGACCTCGTCGTTCATGCCGTGCATGACCGAGCCGGCGCCGAGGAACAGCCCGGCCTTGAAGAAGCCGTGCGTCACCAGGTGCATGATCGCGAAGGCGTAGCCGACCGGGCCGAGGCCCGCGGCGAGGATCATGTAGCCGATCTGGGACATCGTGGAGCCGGCGAGGGCCTTCTTGATGTCGTCCTTCGCGCAACCGACGATCGCACCGAACAGCAGCGTGACCGCGCCGACCACCACCACGGCGAGCTGCGCGTCCGGCGCCGCGTTGAAGATCGCGCCGGATCGGGTGATCAGGTACACGCCCGCCGTCACCATCGTCGCCGCGTGGATGAGCGCCGACACCGGGGTCGGGCCCTCCATCGCGTCGCCGAGCCAGGACTGCAGCGGCACCTGGGCGGACTTGCCGCACGCGGCAAGCAGCAGCATCAGCCCGATGGCCGTCAGCACGCCCTCGGAGGCCCCGTCGGCCGCGCCGAGCACCGGCTCGAAGGCGAACGTCCCGAAGGTGGTGAACATCAGCATGATCGCCACGGACAGGCCGATGTCGCCGACGCGGTTGACCAGGAACGCCTTTTTCGCGGCCGTCGCCGCGCTCGGCTTGTGCTGCCAGAAGCCGATCAGCAGGTACGAGGCGAGGCCCACGCCCTCCCAGCCGAAGTACAGCAGCAGGTAGTTGTCGGCGAGGACGAGCAGCAGCATCGCCGCGAGGAAGAGGTTGAGGTACCCGAAGAAGCGGCGGCGGCGCTCGTCGTGCTCCATGTACCCGATGGAGTAGACGTGGATCAGCGTGCCGACGCCGGTGATGAGCAGGACGAAGGTCATCGACAGCTGGTCCAGGTGGAAGGCGACGTCCGCCTGGAAGCCCTCGACCGGCACCCAGGCGAACAGCCGCTGGTGCAGGGCCCGGTCGCCGGCGTCCCTGCCCAGCATGTCGGCGAAGAGCACCGCGCCGACCACGAAGGAGGCGGCGGCCAGCAGCGTGCCGATCCAGTGCCCGTACCGGTCCAGGCGCCGGCCGCCGCACAGCAGGACGGCCGCTCCGAGCAGGGGCGCCGCGACGAGCGGCGCGATCAGGTTCTCCACGATTCAGCGACCCTTCACAGCTTCATCAGGCTGGCGTCGTCGACCGAGGCCGAGTGGCGGGCCCGGAACAGGGACACGATGATCGCCAGCCCGACCACGACCTCCGCGGCGGCGACGACCATCGTGAAGAAGGCGATGACCTGGCCGTCGAGGTTGCCGTGCATCCGGGAGAACGCGACCAGGGCCAGGTTGCAGGCGTTGAGCATCAGCTCCACGCACATGAACAGGATGATCGCGTTGCGCCTGACGAGCACCCCGGCCGCGCCGATGGTGAACAACAGGGCGGCGAGATACAGGTAGTTGACGGGATTCACTTGGCCGCCTCCTCTCCGTCCCGCCGGCGGCCCAGCCGCTCCTCGGCGCGCTGCTCCAGCGCCCGCAGGTCCTCCAGGGCCCGCGCCGAGACGTCGCGGACCTGGCCGCGCGCCCGCAGCGTGCGGTTCACGGTCAGCTCGGACGGGGTGCCGTCCGGCAGCAGGCCGGCGATGTCCACGGCGTTGTGCCGGGCGTACACGCCGGGTGCCGGCAGCGGCGGGAGCTGCGTGCCCTCGCGGACCCGCCGCTCCGACAGCTCCCGCTGCGTACGGGCCCGCTCGGTGCGCTCCCGGTGCGTCAGCACCATCGCGCCGACGGTGGCCGTGATGAGCAGCGCGCCCGTGATCTCGAAGGCGAAGACGTACCGGGTGAACAGCAGCGTCGCCAGGCCCTCGACGTTCCCGCCGGCGTTCGCCGCGCCCAGGCCCTCGAAGGTGTCCAGCGAGGCCCGGCCGATGCCGGCGGTCATCAGGGTGCCGAAGCCCAGCGCGCACAGCAGGGCCAGCCACCGCTGCCCCTTGATGGTCTCCTTCAGGGAGTCGGCGGCGGTCACGCCGACGAGCATCACCACGAAGAGGAAGAGCATCATGATCGCGCCCGTGTAGACGACGACCTGCACCACGCCCAGGAAGTACGCGCCGTTGGCGAGGTAGAAGACGGCCAGCACGACCATCGTCCCGGCCAGGCACAGCGCGCTGTGGACGGCCTTGCGCATCAGTACGGTGCACAGCGCGCCGATCACCGCGACCGTGCCGAGCACCCAGAACTGCACGGCCTCACCGGTCGAGGTGGTGTACGCGGCGGCCAGCGTGTTCGCGGTCATGCCCCGGCCACCTCCTCGGACGCGGGCTCGTTCCCGCCGAAGTCGGAGGCGGCCTCCTGCGGGGGCTGCTCGCCCCTGCTCCGCGCCACCTGGCGGACCGTGCCCGGCGCCGCCTCGTGGACCAGGCCCCGGTAGTAGTCCTGCTCGTCCATCCCGGGGTGGATGGCGTGGGGCGTGTCGACCATGCCCTCCCGCAGGCCCGCGAGGAGCTGCTCCTTGGTGTAGATGAGGTTCTCGCGGGAGCCGTCGGCGAGTTCGAACTCGTTGGTCATCGTCAGCGCCCGCGTCGGGCACGCCTCGATGCACAGCCCGCACAGGATGCAGCGGGCGTAGTTGATCTGGTAGACGCGGCCGTACCGTTCGCCGGGCGAGTACCGCTCCTCGTCGGTGTTGTCCGCGCCCTCCACGTAGATGGCGTCGGCGGGGCACGCCCAGGCGCACAGTTCGCAGCCGACGCACTTCTCCAGCCCGTCCGGATGGCGGTTGAGCTGGTGCCTGCCGTGGAAGCGGGGCGCCGTCGTCTTGGGCTGCTCCGGGTACTGCTCGGTCAGCCGCTTCTTGAACATGGCCTTGAAGGTCACGCCGAAGCCGGCCGCCGGGTTCTGGAAGGGGGTCCTCGGGGTGTCCCCCCGGGGCGACTCAGTGGGCACCGTCCGTCTCCTTTCCGTCACTCGCAGTATCCGCCGGGCCACTGACAACGAGCTCGCGCTCGCCGCGCGGCCGTCGCCTCGGTACCGGCGGCAGGGTCTGCCCGGGCAGCGGCGGCACCGGGAACCCGCCGGCCATCGGATCGAACTCGCCGGCCGCGGCGCCCTTCCCGGGCTCCTCGCCGGCCTTCGCCCTCCGGTCGCGGAACATGTCGGCGACGAAGGACACCAGCAGCACGCCCAGCACCGCGGCGGCGACGTACAGCACGATCGACTGGAACTCGACGTTCGCGTTGCGCAGGGCGCGCACGGTGGCGACGAGCATCAGCCACACGACCGAGACGGGGATGAGGACCTTCCAGCCGAGCTTCATCAACTGGTCGTAGCGGACGCGGGGCAGCGTGCCGCGCAGCCAGACGAAGAGGAACAGCAGGGCCACGACCTTGGCGACGAACCAGAGCATCGGCCACCAGCCGTGGTTGGCGCCCTCCCAGAACGTCGAGACCGGGTACGGGGCGCGCCAGCCGCCGAGGAAGAGCGTGACCGAGACGACCGAGACGGTGACCATGTTGATGTACTCGGCCAGCATGAACATCGCGAACTTGATGGAGCTGTACTCGGTGTTGAAGCCGCCGACCAGGTCGCCCTCGGACTCCGGCATGTCGAACGGCGCCCGGTTGGTCTCGCCGACCATCGTCACCAGGTAGATCAGGAACGACACCGGCAGCAGCACCACGAACCAGCGGTCCGCCTGCGCCTCCACGATCGCCGAGGTCGACATGGACCCGGAGTAGAGGAAGACCGAGGCGAAGGCCGCGCCCATCGCGATCTCGTACGAGATCATCTGCGCGCACGCGCGGAGCCCGCCGAGCAGCGGGTACGTCGAGCCGGACGACCAGCCGGCGAGGACGATGCCGTAGATGCCGACGGAGGCGACCGCGAGGATGTACAGCATCGCGATCGGCAGGTCGGTGAGCTGCATCGTGGTGCGGTGGCCGAGGATCGAGACCTCGTTGCCCGCCGGGCCGAAGGGGATCACCGCGATCGCCATGAACGCGGGGGCGGCGGCGACGATCGGGGCGAGGACGTAGACGACCCGGTCCGCCCGTTTGACGACGACGTCCTCCTTCAGCATCAGCTTGACGCCGTCCGCGAGGGACTGCAGGAGGCCCCAGGGGCCGTGCCGGTTGGGGCCGACGCGCAGCTGCATCCACGCGACGACCTTGCGCTCCATCACGATGGAGATCAGCACGGTGAGCATGAGGAAGGCGAAGCAGAAGACCGCCTTGACCACCACGAGCCACCAGGGGTCGCGGCCGAACATCGAGAGGTCCTCGGCCGCGAGGAGGGCCGGGTTCATGCGCGCACCTCCGACGGCTGCGTCGAGTCCGGTGAGGAGGGGGCCGCCGGGGCGATGCGGACCAGGCGGCCGGGGGCGGTGCCCAGGTCGGACAGGACGCCGCCGCCCGTCGAGCGGAGCGGCAGCCACACCACCCGGTCGGGCATCGGCGTCACCCGCAGCGGCAGCGTCACGGACCCGGCCGGGCCGGTCACCCGGAGCAGGCCGCCGTCCTCGACGCCGGTCTCCGCGGCCGTCGCGGGCGACAGGCGGGCGGGCGCGGCGTGCCGGGTGCCGGCGAGCGCCTCGTCGCCCTCCTGGAGGAGGCCCAGGTCGAGCAGCATCCGGTGGCCGGCCAGGACGGCCTCGCCCTCCCCGGCGCGGGGCAGCGGCAGCCGGGACTCGGCGGGGTCGTCGGCGCGTTCGCCGTCCCAGGCGCCGAGCCGGTCCATCTCGCGCCGCACGGCCCGCAGGCCCGGCAGGCCGAGGCGGTGGTGCCCGGGGGCGTCCCCGGCGTCGGCCACCGCGTCCGCGAGCATGTCCAGGACGCGCGCGTCGCCCGGCGGCAGCGCGCCCGTCGCGTGCTGGGGCTTCAGCGCCGCCTCGAACATCCGGACCCGTCCCTCCCAGTTGAGGAAGGTGCCGGCCTTCTCGGCGACCGCCGCGACCGGGAGGACCACGTCGGCCCGTTCGGTGACCTCGCCGGGCCGCAGTTCCAGCGACACGACGAACGCCGCGTCCAGCGCCTCGCGGGCGCGGTGCGGGTCCGGCAGGTCCGCCACGTCGACGCCGCCGACGAGCAGCGCGGCCAGTTCGCCGGTCGCGGCGGCCTCCAGCATCCGGCCGGTGTCGCGGCCGGGGCGGTGCGGCAGGTCCCGTACGCCCCACGCCGCCGCGACCTCCTCGCGGGCGCGCGGGTCGGTGGCGGGGCGCCCGCCGGGCAGCAGCGCCGGGAGGGCGCCCGCCCAGACCGCGCCCGGCTCGCCGGCCCGGCCTCGACNCCCACGCGAGGCGGGCGCCGGTGGCGGTGGCGGCGCGGGCGGCGGCGGTCAGCGCGCCCGGGACGGCGGCGAGGCGCTCGCCGACGAGGAGGACGGCGCCCTCCTCGCGCAGGGCCCGCGCCGCCGCGGCGCCCGGCTCGTCGAGGCCGGTGCCGGCCGCGAGGGCGTCCAGCCACTCGGTCTCCGTGCCGGGCGCGGCGGCCAGCAGCGTGCCGCCCGCCTTCTCCAGGCCGCGGGTGGCGTACGGGGCGACGGCGTACGTGCGCTGCCCGTGCCGGCGCCACGCCTTGCGCAGCCGCAGGAAGACGCCGGGCGCCTCCTCCTCGGCCTCCAGGCCGGCGAGGAGCACGGCGGGCGCCTTCTCCAGCGACCCGTAGGTGACGCCCCGCCCGTCGAGGTCCCGGCCGCGGCCGGCGACCCGGGCGGCCAGGAAGTCGGCCTCCTCGGCGCTGTGCGCACGCGCCCGGAAGTCGACGTCGTTCGTGCCGAGCACCACCCGCGCGAACTTGGCGTACGCGTAGGCGTCCTCCACGGTGAGCCGCCCGCCGGCCAGGACGCCGGTGCGGCCCTGGGCCAGGCCGCGCGCCGCCGCCTGGAGCGCCTCGGGCCAGGACGCGGGGTGCAGCGCCCCGTCGCCGTCGCGCACCAGGGGGGTGGTGAGGCGGTCGCGTGCCTGCGCGTACCGGAACGCGAAGCGCCCCTTGTCGCACAGCCACTCCTCGTTGACCTCCGGGTCGTTCGCGGCGAGCCGCCGCATGACCTTGCCGCGCCGGTGGTCGGTGCGGGTGGCGCAGCCGCTGGCGCAGTGCTCGCACACGGAGGGGCTGGAGACCAGGTCGAAGGGGCGGGAGCGGAACCGGTACGCGGCGGAGGTGAGCGCGCCGACGGGGCAGATCTGGATGGTGTTGCCGGAGAAGTACGACTCGAACGGGTCGCCCTCGCCGGTGCCGACCTGCTGGAGGGCGCCCCGCTCGACCAGCTCGATCATCGGGTCGCCCGCGATCTGGGTGGAGAAGCGGGTGCAGCGGGCGCACAGCACGCACCGCTCGCGGTCGAGGAGGACCTGCGTCGAGAGGGGGACGGGCTTGGCGTAGGTGCGCTTGCGCCCCTCGAAGCGGGAGTCGGCCTGCCCGTGCGACATCGCCTGGTTCTGCAGCGGGCACTCGCCGCCCTTGTCGCAGACGGGGCAGTCCAGGGGGTGGTTGATGAGCAGCAGCTCCATCACCCCGACCTGGGCCTTCTCCGCGACCTTCGAGGTGAGGTGGGTCTTCACCACCATCCCGTCGGTGCAGGTGATCGTGCAGGAGGCCATGGGCTTGCGCTGCCCCTCGACCTCGACGATGCACTGGCGGCAGGCGCCGGCCGGGTCGAGGAGGGGGTGGTCGCAGAACCGGGGGATCTCGATGCCGACCTGTTCGGCGGCCCGGATGACCAGCGTCCCCTTGGGGACGGACACCTCGATGCCGTCGATGGTCAGGGTGACCAGGTCCTCCGGGGGCACCGGGGCCGCCCCGCCGCCGGCGGGGTTCGATGCCACGACGGTCATGCCGTCACCTCCACGTGGTTGTCCGCCCAGGCGGTCGACCGGGCCGGGTCGAAGGGGCAGCCCGAGCCGTTGATGTGCTCCTCGTACTCCTCGCGGAAGTACTTCAGGGAGGAGAAGATCGGCGAGGCGGCGCCGTCGCCGAGGGCGCAGAACGACTTGCCGTTGATGTTGTCGGCGATGTCGGCGAGCTTGTCGAGGTCGGACGGCTTGCCCCGGCCGGCCT
It includes:
- the nuoK gene encoding NADH-quinone oxidoreductase subunit NuoK, whose amino-acid sequence is MNPVNYLYLAALLFTIGAAGVLVRRNAIILFMCVELMLNACNLALVAFSRMHGNLDGQVIAFFTMVVAAAEVVVGLAIIVSLFRARHSASVDDASLMKL
- the fahA gene encoding fumarylacetoacetase, giving the protein MSEQPSPSPLDLAEGDPFGPHNLPYGVFSTAAEPDRRRVGVRIGDHVLDAGAAAHALGSPYAGLLAQPSLNPLMAAGRRVWRDVRRALTAWLTSPAHRSDVEPLLHPLDAVTLHLPYEVADYVDFYASEHHASNVGRIFRPDGEPLTPNWKHLPIGYHGRSGTVVVSGTDVVRPSGQRKAPADPAPVFGPSTKLDIEAEVGFVVGTPSEHGRPVALGDYREHVFGLTLLNDWSARDIQAWEYVPLGPFLGKSFATSVSAWVTPLEALDAARVEPPARDFPLLPYLDDSGEDEPGGYELHITVKINGEVVAEPPFSTMYWTAAQQLAHMTVNGASLRTGDLYGSGTVSGPEAHQRGSLLELTWNGRDALDLSTGKRTFLEDGDEVTLTAWAPGPDGAKVGLGEVTGRITPAV
- the nuoL gene encoding NADH-quinone oxidoreductase subunit L; translated protein: MENLIAPLVAAPLLGAAVLLCGGRRLDRYGHWIGTLLAAASFVVGAVLFADMLGRDAGDRALHQRLFAWVPVEGFQADVAFHLDQLSMTFVLLITGVGTLIHVYSIGYMEHDERRRRFFGYLNLFLAAMLLLVLADNYLLLYFGWEGVGLASYLLIGFWQHKPSAATAAKKAFLVNRVGDIGLSVAIMLMFTTFGTFAFEPVLGAADGASEGVLTAIGLMLLLAACGKSAQVPLQSWLGDAMEGPTPVSALIHAATMVTAGVYLITRSGAIFNAAPDAQLAVVVVGAVTLLFGAIVGCAKDDIKKALAGSTMSQIGYMILAAGLGPVGYAFAIMHLVTHGFFKAGLFLGAGSVMHGMNDEVDMRRYGGLRTYMPVTFATFGLGYLAIIGFPGLSGFWSKDRIIEAAFAKGGTEGWILGAVTLLGAGLTAYYMTRVMIMTFFGEKRWRPAPDPERTADVEPGAEAAPGEMPHPHESPKSMTVPMVLLAFGSVFAGGLFSLNGAFVDWLTPVTDFEHGHPPIGAGVITAATVAVLLIGAGTAYAQYGRRPVPAVAPRGSLLTRAARRDLLQDDVNHVVLVRGGEHLTRSLVYLDHSLVDGVVNGTAAAMGGLSARMRKLQNGFARSYAVSMFGGAAVLIAATLLMRAV
- a CDS encoding NADH-quinone oxidoreductase subunit M, which gives rise to MSFPLLTATAALPAIGAIATAAVPAARRTAAKWLALLFSLGTLALAAAVLVRFDPAGDRYQLTESHAWIEDFGVRYELGVDGIGVALVALTALLVPFVVLAGWHDADPSPSSPPHPGGEGPEGAPSKRWRPTQGFFALILMVEAMVILSFEATDVFLFYILFEAMLIPMYFLIGGFGDRAHAGDDGKAAAQRSYAAVKFLLYNLAGGLIMLAAVIGLYVAAGNFSLPEIAAARASGELDMATGTERLLFLGFFLAFAVKAPLWPLHTWLPNAMGEATAPVAVLLTAVVDKVGTFAMLRFCLGLFPEASKWATPAIVILALVSIVYGALLAVGQRDIKRLIAYASISHFGFIILGIFAMTSQGQSGATLYMVNHGISTAALMLVAGFLISRRGSRLIADYGGVQKVAPVLAGTFLVGGLATLSLPGLAPFVSEFLVLVGTFARYPVAGVVATTGIVLAALYTLVLYQRTMTGPVKEEVRSMPDLRPRELAVITPLIALLLLLGVYPKPLTEIVDPAVRHTMSDVQQKDPRPDVEAAK
- the nuoN gene encoding NADH-quinone oxidoreductase subunit NuoN, with protein sequence MSTMHVHGLWTTAAEPLGAIPAPKIEYAQLAPVLVVVGAAVLGVLVEAVVPRRARYHAQLLLSAAALAGAFAAVVGLALTGHATTRAGISAMGAVAVDGPALFLQGTILLTALVAVFTFAERRLDPARHGHRVDSFAAEAAAVPGGDHEKAAVRAGFTTTEVFPLMLFAVTGMLVFPAANDLLTLFIALEVLSLPLYLLCAVARRKRMMSQEAAVKYFLLGAFASAFLLFGVALLYGYAGSVSYARIADVVEGSAGTVSPALAATMGDDVLLLLGFALVMAGLLFKVGAVPFHMWTPDVYQGAPTPVTGFMAAATKVAAFGAMLRLLYVVLPGLRWDWRPVMWGVAIVTMLAGAIVAITQTDIKRLLAYSSIAHAGFILAGVIAATPSGVSSTLFYLAAYSFVTVGAFAVVTLVRDAGGEATHLSRWAGLGRRSPLVAAVFAVFLLALAGIPLTSGFSGKFAVFKAAAEGGAGVLVVVGVVASAIAAFFYIRVIVLMFFSEPHPEGPTVAVPSALTTTAIGVGVAATLVLGVAPQYFLDLAGQAGVFVR